One Haloterrigena salifodinae DNA window includes the following coding sequences:
- a CDS encoding type II secretion system F family protein, which yields MSLQTDSSGGGGSGGLSGGSDVLGETFYPLYDWLFTDDSEFVGDVETKLAQARMTNTVELYLSRALGIGFISGLALWLLGLLLGYTLFATGIIQVDVILGFPVSSELVLQIIDTLRIPALIFFTGLLFGSIGFAIGFGSLVAIPYSRASTRKRQINMLLTDSVSFMYALSVGGLNQLEIIEAMAQADDTYGEVAKEFQSIVKETEYFDIDYRTAIRKQALETPSDELSQFLTDMLSIVNSGGDMESFLEDKKEKHMRTAKQEQELTLETLELFGEMYMTLSLFPLLLIIIMVVMQMIPQASVTNTMLYMTVYALIPLTGVGFLIMVSTVKEDEPGDGYLSMGDTDDRLESQGDQGLLDLGLVEKFTGDHSVFDRIKNREGTYETMEVLQKPHLFFRDNPLLTLALTVPASLVIVTTAMMNGSAPTSWDGLLENAVWGTFIYVYVPLYVIAIPLAVFREWNVRYRNSVVSQLSEDLRKLSSSNDTGLTLLESLKAVSDTTSGKLAREFEMMHTKVNYGTSLKQALIEFNNKYHIPRLARTTRLITEAQEASNQISDVLRTAARASENHDDIERERKSRTRMQVVIIIMTFMTVLAVIAILKTQFIDTMAGLSSSTGGGTDAASGGGSGGLGEADLSDNIDVNMLSVLFFHAVTMQAILSGVICGYIRDADVLSGLKYAVILATIALVGWTLVA from the coding sequence ATGAGCCTCCAGACCGACAGCAGCGGCGGTGGCGGTTCCGGCGGGCTCTCAGGGGGCTCCGACGTGCTCGGCGAGACGTTCTACCCCCTCTACGACTGGTTGTTCACCGACGATAGCGAGTTCGTCGGCGACGTCGAGACGAAGTTAGCTCAGGCTCGAATGACCAACACGGTCGAACTCTACCTCTCCCGAGCCCTCGGGATCGGCTTCATCAGCGGCCTGGCGCTGTGGCTGCTCGGCCTCCTGCTCGGCTACACGCTGTTTGCCACCGGCATCATTCAGGTCGACGTGATCCTCGGCTTCCCCGTCAGCAGCGAGCTGGTGCTCCAGATCATCGACACGCTCCGCATCCCGGCGTTGATCTTCTTCACCGGACTCCTCTTCGGTTCGATCGGCTTCGCGATCGGGTTCGGATCGCTGGTCGCGATCCCCTACTCGCGTGCCTCGACCCGCAAGCGCCAGATCAACATGCTCCTGACCGACTCCGTTTCGTTCATGTACGCGCTGTCGGTCGGCGGCCTGAACCAACTCGAGATCATCGAGGCGATGGCCCAGGCCGACGACACCTACGGCGAGGTCGCAAAGGAGTTCCAGAGCATCGTCAAAGAGACCGAGTACTTCGACATCGACTACCGGACCGCGATCCGGAAGCAGGCCCTGGAGACGCCCAGCGACGAACTCTCGCAGTTCCTGACCGACATGCTCTCGATCGTCAACAGCGGCGGCGACATGGAGAGCTTCCTCGAGGACAAGAAGGAAAAACACATGCGGACCGCCAAACAGGAGCAGGAACTGACCCTCGAGACGCTCGAGCTGTTCGGCGAGATGTACATGACGCTGTCGCTGTTCCCGCTACTCTTGATCATCATTATGGTCGTCATGCAGATGATCCCGCAGGCGAGCGTGACGAACACGATGCTCTATATGACCGTCTACGCACTGATCCCGCTGACCGGGGTCGGCTTTCTCATCATGGTTTCGACGGTCAAAGAGGACGAACCGGGTGACGGCTACCTCTCGATGGGGGACACCGACGACCGCCTCGAGAGCCAGGGAGATCAGGGCCTGCTGGATCTCGGGCTGGTCGAGAAGTTCACGGGTGACCACAGCGTTTTCGACCGGATCAAGAACCGCGAGGGGACCTACGAGACGATGGAGGTCCTTCAGAAACCCCACCTGTTCTTCCGGGACAATCCGCTGCTCACGCTCGCGCTGACGGTGCCGGCGTCGCTCGTGATCGTTACGACGGCGATGATGAACGGCTCGGCGCCCACGTCGTGGGATGGCCTCCTCGAGAACGCTGTCTGGGGGACGTTCATCTACGTCTACGTCCCGCTGTACGTTATCGCGATTCCGCTCGCCGTCTTCCGCGAGTGGAACGTTCGATACCGTAACTCCGTCGTCAGTCAACTCTCCGAGGACCTGCGCAAACTCTCGAGTTCGAACGACACCGGACTGACGCTGCTCGAGTCGCTAAAGGCCGTTTCCGACACCACGAGCGGGAAGCTAGCCCGCGAGTTCGAGATGATGCACACGAAGGTCAACTACGGGACCAGTCTGAAGCAGGCGCTCATCGAGTTCAACAACAAGTACCACATCCCGCGGCTGGCTCGGACGACGCGGCTGATCACCGAGGCTCAGGAAGCCTCGAATCAGATCTCGGACGTGCTCCGGACGGCCGCCCGCGCAAGCGAGAACCACGACGATATCGAGCGCGAGCGCAAGTCCCGCACCCGGATGCAGGTCGTGATTATCATCATGACGTTCATGACCGTACTCGCGGTGATCGCGATCCTCAAGACGCAGTTCATCGACACGATGGCCGGCCTCTCGAGTTCAACCGGCGGCGGTACCGACGCGGCCAGCGGCGGCGGTAGTGGCGGCCTCGGGGAGGCCGACCTGAGCGACAACATCGACGTCAATATGCTGTCGGTGTTGTTCTTCCACGCCGTGACGATGCAGGCGATCCTCTCCGGGGTCATCTGTGGGTACATCCGCGATGCGGACGTGCTGAGCGGACTGAAATACGCCGTCATACTGGCGACGATCGCACTCGTCGGCTGGACGCTGGTGGCTTAA
- a CDS encoding DUF7287 family protein: MSRKRTRTDRDRRSKTVSISLRERGQTTQDFAIGIGVFILAVAFVFSFLPSILTPFDSSVSGGQTAQADRVADRVVHNLSTETGPETELNGSAFEEFVDDDEGLSERLGLREDEARYDRIDVRLEPLNESEPLGDEWTVGDGYENQSAASSARIVTFEAGSFTGAAPECDPACRLVVRMW, from the coding sequence ATGAGTCGAAAACGGACCCGAACCGACCGCGACCGCCGCTCGAAGACGGTGTCGATCTCCCTGCGCGAGCGTGGCCAGACCACGCAGGACTTCGCCATCGGGATCGGCGTGTTCATCCTGGCTGTAGCCTTCGTCTTCTCGTTTCTCCCGTCGATCCTGACCCCGTTCGACTCGTCGGTTTCCGGCGGGCAGACGGCCCAGGCCGACCGCGTCGCCGACCGAGTCGTGCACAATCTGTCGACGGAGACGGGGCCGGAGACCGAACTCAACGGCAGCGCGTTCGAGGAGTTCGTCGACGATGACGAGGGACTGTCCGAACGGCTCGGCCTCAGGGAAGACGAAGCCCGCTACGATCGGATCGACGTTCGCCTCGAACCGCTCAACGAAAGCGAACCGCTCGGGGACGAGTGGACGGTCGGCGACGGCTACGAAAACCAGTCGGCGGCCAGTTCCGCGCGGATCGTGACGTTCGAAGCGGGCTCGTTCACCGGGGCTGCGCCGGAGTGCGATCCGGCCTGTCGACTCGTCGTGAGGATGTGGTGA
- a CDS encoding DUF7288 family protein, with protein MRDTPHSETDRGQAYTLEGFVSAMIVLMAVLFALQSVVITPTTGGLADRTSQAQLEQEAQDALVVGATTNGSAENGTGDLSTLVRYWNDSTDEFHNASEQNVEFYYNASNDTELYRKFALGEVLSERFTERGLSYNVELVYQDKNGEFDEENSTYLVYQGQSEAVTASYTVTLLESDNLTAPDDENRDISVRKAHQDGKYPIPPATGENESELYNVVEVRVAVW; from the coding sequence ATGCGAGACACACCCCACTCCGAAACCGACCGCGGACAGGCCTACACCCTCGAGGGATTCGTCTCGGCGATGATCGTCCTGATGGCGGTCCTGTTCGCGCTCCAGTCGGTCGTTATCACACCGACGACGGGCGGGCTCGCCGATCGGACGTCCCAGGCGCAACTCGAACAGGAGGCACAGGACGCGCTGGTGGTCGGCGCAACGACCAACGGGAGCGCGGAGAACGGAACCGGCGATCTATCGACGCTCGTTCGCTACTGGAACGACTCGACCGACGAGTTCCACAACGCGAGCGAGCAGAACGTCGAGTTCTACTACAACGCCTCGAACGACACGGAACTCTATCGGAAGTTCGCCCTCGGCGAGGTGCTCTCGGAGCGGTTCACCGAGCGCGGACTGAGCTATAACGTCGAACTCGTCTATCAGGATAAGAACGGCGAGTTCGACGAGGAGAACAGTACGTATCTCGTCTATCAGGGGCAATCGGAGGCGGTGACGGCGAGTTACACCGTGACGCTGCTCGAGTCGGACAATCTGACGGCTCCCGACGACGAGAACAGGGACATATCAGTTCGAAAGGCCCACCAAGATGGGAAGTACCCCATCCCGCCGGCGACCGGTGAAAACGAGTCTGAACTCTACAACGTCGTGGAGGTGCGCGTCGCAGTATGGTAA
- a CDS encoding DUF7266 family protein, with protein MIRRPDHTSDRGMSIALTHVLTIGITTILIAMLLMAGSTMLESETERSTETALETVGERLAGDIGNVDRMANDSDDVSIVSDRPRTVSNSGYTVTTLSPGDCGERAPLLDDSNQCLELEASSADVTVYVPIKVDTGIETGTSVAGGSLEITYTGSNIEITEADR; from the coding sequence GTGATTCGCCGTCCCGACCACACGTCCGACCGCGGGATGTCGATCGCGCTCACCCACGTCCTCACGATCGGCATCACGACGATCCTCATCGCCATGCTGTTGATGGCCGGCAGCACGATGCTCGAGTCCGAGACCGAGCGGTCGACCGAAACCGCCCTCGAGACCGTCGGCGAACGGCTGGCGGGCGATATCGGCAACGTCGATCGAATGGCCAACGACAGTGACGACGTATCGATCGTCTCCGATCGGCCGAGAACGGTCTCGAACTCCGGATACACCGTCACGACGCTGTCACCCGGGGACTGCGGGGAACGGGCGCCACTGCTCGACGACTCGAACCAGTGTCTCGAGTTGGAGGCCTCGAGCGCCGACGTGACGGTTTACGTGCCGATCAAAGTCGACACCGGGATCGAAACCGGAACGTCCGTTGCGGGCGGCTCGCTTGAGATCACCTATACGGGTAGCAACATCGAGATTACGGAGGCGGACCGATGA
- a CDS encoding DUF7289 family protein: MSDRRADSTLRVGLGADDRGISEVVAFILTFAIILGSVGLLYTTAFGAMMDYQENEQETNAVRAMDSLTDNFNDVLRSNGVNQRYGELSLRDGRITTGNGGTALNISINGSDPIGTDGSDQRFAGYGDGVTAELGEFAYESGDGTVAYEGGGLVRGDETGSVVLREPQLRCNPDQNTAIISLVAVSAEDRSVQASSGLGVAMTVEDRSSKVYTGVENVTIEREDDGAYENAWNDILSGWSEDDGGCGDFDGNDGRVVVTIVEVDIDY; the protein is encoded by the coding sequence ATGAGCGACCGACGAGCCGACTCGACGCTGCGAGTCGGACTCGGTGCCGACGATCGTGGCATCTCCGAAGTCGTCGCCTTCATTCTCACCTTCGCGATCATCCTCGGCTCGGTCGGCTTGCTATACACGACCGCGTTCGGGGCGATGATGGACTATCAGGAGAACGAGCAGGAGACCAACGCCGTGCGCGCGATGGATTCGTTGACGGACAACTTCAACGACGTACTTCGTTCGAACGGCGTCAACCAGCGCTACGGTGAACTCTCGCTACGAGACGGGCGGATCACGACCGGGAACGGCGGAACGGCACTCAACATTTCGATCAACGGTAGTGACCCGATCGGTACCGACGGGAGCGATCAGCGGTTCGCCGGCTACGGTGACGGCGTCACCGCTGAACTCGGCGAGTTCGCCTACGAGTCGGGCGACGGCACGGTTGCATATGAGGGAGGCGGTCTCGTCCGCGGGGACGAGACCGGAAGCGTCGTCCTCCGAGAACCGCAGCTGCGGTGCAATCCGGACCAGAATACGGCGATCATCTCGCTGGTCGCCGTCTCCGCCGAGGACCGTTCGGTACAAGCTAGCAGCGGGCTCGGCGTGGCGATGACCGTCGAAGATCGCAGCAGTAAGGTCTACACTGGCGTCGAGAACGTGACTATCGAGCGCGAAGACGACGGCGCGTACGAAAACGCGTGGAACGACATCCTTTCGGGATGGAGCGAGGACGACGGCGGCTGCGGTGACTTCGACGGCAACGACGGTCGCGTCGTCGTCACCATCGTCGAAGTCGACATCGACTACTGA
- a CDS encoding CheR family methyltransferase, producing MSDAAFDELLEFVEDELAFATSHYNDSYLDRRVSSRMRRTQSETYATYLETLRDDPEEQTALLEAMSINVTGFFRNPDVWDGIREVLQRLTATNETVRVWSAACADGREPYSVSMLAHDDPEIDESSVSILGTDISEPALETARSGVYEESRTVDFADQLDFLNDYDAYVECDDRTFRIDPAVKRNVTFACHDLINDDPKTGFDLVICRNLFIYIDNEYKQSMLATIAQSLRQQGYLVIGKAETIPPNLKSAFTVRDARLRIYHRDTLETASLTGERTPSK from the coding sequence ATGAGCGACGCGGCGTTCGACGAACTCCTCGAGTTCGTCGAGGACGAACTTGCCTTCGCGACGAGCCACTACAACGACAGCTACCTCGATCGGCGCGTCTCCTCGCGAATGCGCCGGACCCAGTCCGAGACGTACGCCACGTACCTCGAGACGCTCCGGGACGATCCTGAGGAACAGACCGCGCTGCTCGAGGCGATGAGCATCAACGTCACCGGGTTCTTCCGCAATCCCGACGTCTGGGACGGGATCCGAGAGGTCCTGCAACGGCTGACCGCGACCAACGAGACCGTCCGCGTCTGGAGCGCCGCCTGCGCCGACGGGCGGGAACCCTACTCCGTGTCGATGCTCGCCCACGACGACCCCGAGATCGACGAATCGTCGGTCTCGATTCTCGGCACCGACATCAGCGAACCCGCGCTCGAGACGGCCCGGTCGGGCGTCTACGAGGAATCCCGGACCGTCGACTTCGCCGACCAGCTCGACTTCCTCAACGACTACGACGCGTACGTCGAGTGCGACGACCGGACCTTCCGGATCGATCCCGCCGTCAAACGGAACGTCACGTTCGCGTGCCACGACCTGATCAACGACGACCCCAAGACCGGATTCGATCTGGTCATCTGTCGGAACCTGTTTATCTACATCGACAACGAGTACAAGCAGTCGATGTTGGCGACGATCGCCCAGTCGCTTCGGCAACAGGGGTATCTCGTTATCGGGAAGGCCGAGACGATCCCCCCGAACCTCAAATCCGCGTTCACCGTCCGCGACGCTCGGCTTCGCATCTACCACCGAGACACACTGGAAACGGCCTCGTTGACCGGCGAACGGACACCGTCGAAGTAG
- a CDS encoding chemotaxis protein CheD: MKTYGTEPGAPTPVQVGISELVVSDGDDTLKSYGLGSCLAITLYDPDSDIGGLAHVMLPDGDTADNSDRKPGKYADTAIRALLRRMVEQGASYTTVKAKIAGGSDMFEFESFGDGVGQRNIAAAKEELEKLGVPLIAEDVGGEYGRTVEFTPGTGTLLVKTADESAENGRVEL, from the coding sequence ATGAAGACGTACGGAACCGAACCGGGCGCGCCGACGCCGGTCCAGGTCGGAATCTCCGAACTGGTCGTCAGCGACGGCGACGATACGCTCAAATCCTACGGGCTGGGCTCGTGTCTCGCGATCACCCTCTACGACCCCGACAGCGATATCGGCGGACTGGCCCACGTTATGCTCCCCGACGGCGACACCGCCGACAACAGTGACCGAAAACCCGGCAAGTACGCCGACACCGCGATCCGGGCGCTGTTGCGACGGATGGTCGAGCAGGGAGCCAGCTACACCACCGTCAAGGCCAAGATTGCCGGCGGCAGCGACATGTTCGAATTCGAGAGCTTCGGCGACGGCGTCGGCCAGCGCAACATCGCCGCCGCCAAGGAAGAACTCGAAAAGCTCGGCGTTCCCCTGATCGCCGAGGACGTCGGTGGCGAGTACGGCCGGACCGTCGAGTTCACGCCCGGAACGGGGACGCTCCTCGTCAAAACGGCCGACGAAAGCGCCGAGAACGGACGGGTGGAGCTATGA
- a CDS encoding chemotaxis protein CheC, producing the protein MKLDVNALGTFYRMAREGAGLAAGRLTHMTGVETQVGVTKLNFMRGREIQRDFEDSTEKVGVRVKLTGAIEGYSMIVFERENAFRIVETLLAESDEAEIDVDGEFDEMTRSAATEVGHIMNSGFIDGWADVLETVIDVSTPEFVQGATAEPFFGDVSEAPDDDDLALLFQSQIETVGTEVGFSHYLFPKRESMSALLDRLRTSGGIEYDKLDGFDRMAERGAEEVAKTATTLTGIDTSVEIRRLNFVSLEAIPEQVADQKLVGVAFEFDGMPSGYLLFLFDEESAHEIVDAMVPMEVDEDGFGEMGTSAIKELGNIMASGFLDGWANVLDTTIDHSTPEFIHDMGAAAVDPVIIQLGENQEFAFVFDTVVVADGREFDCEVYAIPDEADLERALNNLDVDRIEETPTTAEFQEVNNS; encoded by the coding sequence ATGAAACTCGACGTCAACGCACTCGGAACCTTCTACCGAATGGCCCGAGAGGGCGCCGGACTGGCCGCGGGGCGACTGACCCACATGACCGGGGTCGAAACGCAGGTCGGCGTCACGAAACTCAACTTCATGCGCGGCCGCGAGATCCAGCGGGATTTCGAGGATTCGACGGAGAAAGTCGGCGTGCGAGTCAAGCTCACCGGCGCCATCGAGGGCTACTCGATGATCGTCTTCGAACGCGAGAACGCGTTCCGGATCGTCGAGACGCTGCTCGCCGAATCCGACGAGGCCGAAATCGACGTCGACGGCGAGTTCGACGAAATGACGCGCAGCGCCGCGACCGAGGTGGGCCACATCATGAACAGCGGGTTCATCGACGGCTGGGCCGACGTCTTAGAGACCGTCATCGACGTCTCGACGCCCGAGTTCGTCCAGGGGGCGACGGCGGAACCCTTCTTCGGCGACGTCAGCGAGGCGCCCGACGACGACGACCTCGCCTTGCTCTTCCAGAGCCAGATCGAGACCGTCGGCACCGAAGTTGGCTTCAGCCACTACCTCTTCCCGAAACGGGAGTCGATGTCGGCGCTGCTCGACCGCCTGCGGACCAGCGGCGGTATCGAGTACGACAAACTCGACGGCTTCGACCGCATGGCCGAACGCGGCGCCGAGGAGGTCGCCAAGACGGCGACGACGCTGACCGGCATCGACACCAGCGTCGAGATCCGGCGGCTGAACTTCGTCTCGCTCGAGGCGATCCCCGAGCAGGTGGCCGACCAGAAACTCGTCGGCGTCGCCTTCGAGTTCGACGGCATGCCCAGCGGCTATCTGCTCTTCCTGTTCGACGAGGAGTCGGCCCACGAGATCGTCGACGCGATGGTTCCGATGGAGGTCGACGAGGACGGGTTTGGTGAGATGGGCACCAGCGCGATCAAGGAACTGGGCAACATCATGGCCAGCGGCTTCCTCGACGGCTGGGCGAACGTCCTCGACACGACGATCGACCACTCGACACCGGAGTTCATCCACGATATGGGCGCCGCCGCCGTCGACCCCGTGATCATCCAGCTCGGAGAGAACCAGGAGTTCGCGTTCGTCTTCGACACGGTCGTCGTCGCCGACGGCCGGGAGTTCGACTGCGAGGTGTACGCGATCCCGGACGAAGCCGACCTCGAGCGGGCGCTGAACAACCTCGACGTCGATCGGATCGAAGAGACGCCGACGACGGCCGAGTTCCAGGAAGTCAACAACTCATGA
- a CDS encoding chemotaxis protein CheC, with the protein MTLMVDIRKLSFINEMAKVGTNGVADNMSKLTGEDAQMEVTKTNFIDVDDIESQLDSGKRVGVRVRLLDPPHGHILILFPEASAKKITAIMLRDVVDDMSDVSGKMARSAVEEMGNMMASGFIDGWADVLGRAIDIAAPQLVYAPTGDIVTRTAGLGGDDLALFFDSDLTVPSYQIEAEIYAFPDLEEFVEMVNGIEVQHA; encoded by the coding sequence ATGACGCTAATGGTCGATATTCGAAAGCTGAGTTTCATCAACGAAATGGCGAAGGTCGGGACGAACGGCGTCGCCGACAACATGAGCAAGCTTACCGGCGAGGACGCACAGATGGAGGTGACGAAGACGAACTTCATCGACGTCGACGACATCGAGTCCCAGCTGGACTCGGGCAAGCGAGTCGGCGTCCGCGTCCGGCTGCTCGATCCGCCACACGGCCACATCCTCATCCTCTTCCCCGAGGCCAGCGCCAAGAAGATCACGGCGATCATGCTCCGAGATGTCGTCGACGACATGTCGGACGTCTCGGGCAAGATGGCCAGAAGCGCCGTCGAGGAGATGGGCAACATGATGGCGAGTGGCTTCATCGACGGCTGGGCCGACGTGCTCGGACGCGCGATCGACATCGCCGCGCCGCAGCTCGTCTACGCGCCGACGGGCGATATCGTCACCCGAACCGCCGGGCTCGGCGGCGACGATCTCGCGCTGTTCTTCGACTCGGATCTGACCGTTCCGAGCTACCAGATCGAAGCCGAAATCTACGCCTTCCCCGACTTGGAGGAGTTCGTCGAGATGGTCAACGGCATCGAAGTCCAGCACGCATGA